A genome region from Corvus hawaiiensis isolate bCorHaw1 chromosome 4, bCorHaw1.pri.cur, whole genome shotgun sequence includes the following:
- the KCNA1 gene encoding potassium voltage-gated channel subfamily A member 1 has product MTVMAGENMDETSALPGHPQDSYQPTAHDDHECCERVVINIAGLRFETQLKTLAQFPNTLLGNPKKRMRYFDPLRNEYFFDRNRPSFDAILYYYQSGGRLRRPVNVPLDMFSEEIKFYELGEEAMEKFREDEGFIKDEERPLPEGEYQRQVWLLFEYPESSGPARVIAIVSVMVILISIVIFCLETLPELKEDKEYTVHRTDNTTQVYKSNIFTDPFFVVETLCIIWFSFELVVRFFACPSKTDFFKNIMNFIDIVAIIPYFITLGTEMAEREGTQKGEQATSLAILRVIRLVRVFRIFKLSRHSKGLQILGQTLKASMRELGLLIFFLFIGVILFSSAVYFAEAEEPESHFTSIPDAFWWAVVSMTTVGYGDMYPVTIGGKIVGSLCAIAGVLTIALPVPVIVSNFNYFYHRETEGEEQAQLLHVSSPNLASDSDLSRRSSSTISKSEYMEIEEDMNNSIDNFREANLRTGNCTVANQNCVNKNKLLTDV; this is encoded by the coding sequence ATGACCGTGATGGCTGGAGAGAACATGGACGAGACTTCTGCGCTACCTGGCCACCCCCAGGATAGCTACCAGCCCACTGCCCACGACGACCACGAGTGCTGTGAGCGCGTGGTGATAAACATTGCGGGACTGCGCTTCGAGACGCAGCTGAAGACTTTAGCCCAGTTCCCCAACACGCTGCTGGGCAACCCCAAGAAGCGCATGCGCTACTTTGACCCCTTGCGCAACGAGTACTTCTTTGACCGCAACCGGCCCAGCTTCGACGCCATCCTCTACTACTACCAGTCCGGGGGGCGGCTGCGCCGGCCCGTCAATGTCCCCCTGGACATGTTCTCTGAGGAGATCAAATTTTATGAGCTGGGTGAAGAGGCCATGGAGAAGTTCCGGGAAGATGAAGGATTCATCAAAGATGAGGAGAGACCCTTGCCGGAGGGGGAGTACCAGCGCCAAGTGTGGCTCCTCTTTGAGTACCCAGAGAGCTCTGGGCCAGCAAGGGTTATTGCAATAGTCTCTGTCATGGTGATCCTCATCTCCATCGTGATCTTCTGCCTAGAGACATTACCTGAGCTGAAAGAGGACAAGGAGTACACAGTGCACCGCACTGACAACACTACCCAGGTCTACAAATCCAACATCTTCACAGATCCCTTCTTTGTTGTGGAGACCCTGTGCATCATCTGGTTCTCATTTGAGCTGGTGGTGCGCTTCTTTGCTTGCCCTAGCAAGACTGATTTCTTCAAGAACATAATGAACTTCATTGACATTGTGGCCATCATCCCTTACTTCATCACCCTGGGCACTGAGATGGCCGAGCGGGAGGGGACTCAGAAGGGAGAGCAGGCCACCTCCTTGGCCATCCTGAGAGTCATCAGACTGGTAAGAGTCTTTCGAATCTTCAAACTCTCCCGGCACTCTAAGGGCCTCCAGATTTTGGGACAGACCCTCAAAGCAAGCATGAGAGAGCTAGGTTTACTaatcttcttcctcttcattgGGGTGATTTTGTTCTCTAGTGCAGTATATTTTGCTGAGGCTGAAGAACCTGAGTCTCATTTCACAAGTATCCCTGATGCTTTCTGGTGGGCGGTGGTATCCATGACCACTGTGGGCTATGGTGACATGTACCCTGTGACAATTGGAGGCAAAATCGTAGGCTCCTTGTGTGCCATCGCTGGTGTGCTGACAATTGCCCTGCCTGTACCTGTCATCGTGTCCAACTTCAACTACTTCTACCACCGAGAAACAGAAGGGGAAGAACAGGCTCAGTTACTTCACGTTAGCTCCCCTAATTTAGCATCTGACAGTGATCTCAGTCGCCGCAGCTCCTCCACAATCAGCAAATCTGAGTACATGGAAATCGAAGAGGATATGAATAATAGCATAGACAATTTTAGAGAGGCTAATCTCAGAACTGGCAACTGCACTGTAGCCAACCAAAACTGCGTTAATAAAAACAAGCTGCTGACTGATGtgtaa